The following proteins come from a genomic window of Nicotiana tomentosiformis chromosome 12, ASM39032v3, whole genome shotgun sequence:
- the LOC108948368 gene encoding uncharacterized protein encodes MPHRMGSKPIREIIYELGGKDGNPPDMATIFFETRKKDSKLVEPKSNEKYSKMQEVVQSESSLSNIEVVERCFGPQLKSHVVRFGGGITARELKGDNFSKAALLEKLNAAKKENESLKGRLKRLKSKYDMLDSKYAQLASAVFDQPSSPSSIEQ; translated from the exons ATGCCTCATCGTATGGGTAGTAAGCCAATTAGAGAGATAATTTATGAATTG GGAGGTAAAGATGGCAATCCACCAGATATGGCAACTATCTTTTTTGAGACTCGTAAGAAGGACAGCAAACTTGTTGAACCTAAAAGCAATGAAAAATAT TCTAAAATGCAAGAAGTGGTGCAATCTGAATCGTCTCTTTCAAACATTGAGGTTGTAGAGAGGTGCTTTGGACCTCAACTCAAGAGTCATGTAGTTAGATTTGGTGGTGGGATAACCGCTAGGGAGTTGAAAGGTGATAACTTCTCAAAAGCTGCATTATTAGAGAAGTTGAATGCTGCTAAAAAGGAAAATGAATCACTAAAAGGACGACTGAAAAGGCTAAAGAGTAAATATGATATGTTAGACAGTAAATACGCACAGCTTGCAAGTGCAGTATTTGATCAGCCTTCATCACCATCTTCAATTGAGCAATAA
- the LOC104115463 gene encoding pyruvate dehydrogenase E1 component subunit beta-3, chloroplastic-like produces the protein MLLDHTTYVIELYIFRHELLLFEALREGLEEEMDRDSTVCVMDEDVGHYGGSYKVTKGLVPKYGDLRVLDTPIAENSFTGMGIGAAMTGLRPVIERMNMGFLLLAFNQISNNCGMLHYTSGGQFKIPVVIRGPGGVGRQLGAEHSQRLESYFQSIPGIQMVACSTPYNAKGLMKAAIWSQGGSINMEA, from the coding sequence ATGTTGCTTGACCACACCACTTATGTGATTGAATTGTACATCTTTAGGCATGAACTATTGCTCTTTGAGGCCCTCCGCGAAGGGCTTGAAGAAGAGATGGACAGAGATTCCACTGTTTGTGTAATGGATGAAGATGTCGGTCATTATGGAGGTTCGTACAAGGTGACTAAAGGCCTTGTCCCAAAATATGGTGATCTCAGGGTTCTAGACACTCCCATTGCTGAGAACTCTTTCACTGGAATGGGTATTGGAGCTGCAATGACTGGCCTGCGTCCAGTTATTGAAAGAATGAACATGGGCTTTCTTCTTTTAGCCTTCAACCAGATATCTAACAACTGTGGTATGCTCCACTACACATCTGGTGGCCAGTTTAAGATACCAGTCGTCATTCGAGGTCCTGGTGGAGTTGGTCGACAGCTCGGAGCAGAGCACTCTCAGCGCCTTGAGTCGTATTTCCAGTCAATTCCTGGAATCCAAATGGTTGCCTGCTCAACCCCTTACAATGCCAAGGGCTTGA